In Caretta caretta isolate rCarCar2 chromosome 4, rCarCar1.hap1, whole genome shotgun sequence, one genomic interval encodes:
- the LOC142071722 gene encoding butyrophilin subfamily 2 member A2-like has translation MVSLDPDTAHPSLKVSKNRRSVKWRGLQQDVPDNPERFDSETCVLGSEGFASGKHYWEVAVGGGRTWAVGVAKESVRRKGWICFSPEERIWAVDQCGSHYRARTSPETLLPLTGSPGKIGVYLDYERGLVSFYHPGMEAPIYTFTSSFTGQLHPFFWVYSPITLCP, from the coding sequence ATGGTGAGTCTGGATCCGGACACGGCTCATCCCAGCCTCAAGGTCTCTAAGAATCGGCGATCTGTGAAATGGAGGGGCCTGCAGCAGGACGTGCCtgacaaccctgagagatttgacaGTGAAACCTGCGTGCTGGGCTCGGAAGGATTTGCCTCGGGGAAACACTACTGGGAGGTAGCGGTTGGAGGTGGTAggacctgggctgtgggggtggccaaaGAATCTGTCAGGAGGAAGGGCTGGATCTGCTTTTCTCCTGAGGAGAGGATCTGGGCCGTGGATCAGTGTGGGAGCCATTACCGGGCTCGCACCTCCCCAgagaccctcctgcccctgactgggAGCCCTGGGAAGATCGGAGTGTATCTGGACTATGAGCGGGGCCTGGTGTCATTTTATCATCCTGGTATGGAGGCCCCAATCTACACTTTCACCAGCTCTTTCACTGGACAGCTCCACCCTTTCTTCTGGGTCTACTCCCCAATCACGCTGTGTCCCTGA